One window of the Triticum dicoccoides isolate Atlit2015 ecotype Zavitan chromosome 3B, WEW_v2.0, whole genome shotgun sequence genome contains the following:
- the LOC119277228 gene encoding receptor-like serine/threonine-protein kinase SD1-8, producing the protein MRRRSVALLLLVAATYLPVSIATDTIDLTASIAGNQTLLSARGAFRLGFFSPPGSPAGRTYIGIWYARIPVQTVVWVANRQNPVVQSPGVLKLSPDGRLVIVDGQNTTVWSSSAPTGDVTTKATAQLLDSGNLVVSSDGSGSSQSVAWQSFDYPTDTQLPGMKVGVDHRSGFAWNMTSWSSPADPSPGQYTVKLITGGLPEFFLFRGPAKIFTTGPWNGVVLTGVPELKTEAYTFVLVSNPNETYSTYYISSPSLLTRLVVEGSTGLLQRYVWADGAWNNFWYHPTDPCDSYARCGPFGFAYCDTAHSPECSCLPGFQPRSRKWSFRDGSGGCVRKTKLSCGDGDGFWPVNNMKLPEATNATVHADMTLDECRQLCLANCSCRAYSAANISGGVNRGCVIWATDLLNMRQYPAVVQDLYIRLAQSDVDALNVSAAGKRRRTLVIAVAAAISGALLLAAAGCLCFWRCKARRKRQLQAPGSGDNVLPFRTRKHPDLSPAREDDENKMSCGEDDLDLPLFDLAVILAATDNFAAESKLGEGGFGPVYLGRLEDGQEVAVKRLSKKSSQGVEEFKNEVRLIAKLQHRNLVRLLGCCIDDDERLLVYEFMHNNSLDTFIFDDAKRKLLGWSKRFEIILGIARGLLYLHEDSRVRIIHRDMKASNVLLDRNMVPKISDFGIARMFGGDQTTAYTLKVIGTYGYMSPEYAMDGVFSVKSDIYSFGVMVLEIVTGKKIRGFYDAELDLNLCGYAWMLWKEGRSTELLDDAMGSSCDHSQVRRCIQVALMCVDVQPRNRPMMSSVVMMLAGENATLPEPNEPGVNLGRNRTDTGFSETQSEFTVTTTDTAHSKS; encoded by the exons ATGAGGAGGCGCTCGGTCGCTCTACTCCTCCTTGTCGCGGCCACCTACCTCCCTGTATCGATCGCCACCGACACCATCGACCTGACCGCGTCCATCGCCGGCAACCAGACGCTGCTGTCCGCCCGTGGAGCATTCAGGTTAGGCTTCTTCAGCCCGCCCGGCAGCCCCGCCGGCAGGACCTACATCGGCATTTGGTACGCACGCATCCCAGTACAGACCGTCGTGTGGGTCGCCAACCGCCAGAACCCGGTCGTCCAATCCCCGGGCGTCCTCAAGCTCTCCCCCGACGGCCGCCTTGTCATCGTCGACGGCCAGAACACTACCGTTTGGTCCTCCTCGGCGCCCACCGGAGACGTGACCACCAAGGCCACGGCTCAGCTTCTCGACAGCGGCAACTTGGTCGTGAGCTCCGATGGAAGTGGATCGAGCCAGAGCGTGGCATGGCAGAGCTTCGACTACCCGACGGATACGCAGCTCCCGGGCATGAAGGTCGGGGTGGATCACAGGAGTGGCTTCGCCTGGAACATGACGTCGTGGAGCAGCCCCGCCGACCCCTCCCCGGGGCAGTACACGGTCAAACTGATCACCGGCGGACTGCCTGAGTTCTTCCTCTTCCGCGGCCCGGCGAAGATCTTCACGACCGGGCCATGGAACGGCGTGGTGCTCACCGGCGTGCCGGAGCTCAAGACCGAGGCGTACACATTCGTGCTCGTGTCAAACCCCAACGAGACGTACAGCACCTACTACATCAGCTCCCCGTCTCTGCTGACGCGGCTCGTCGTGGAAGGCTCGACGGGGCTGCTGCAGCGGTACGTGTGGGCCGACGGCGCGTGGAACAACTTCTGGTACCACCCGACCGACCCGTGCGACAGCTACGCCAGGTGCGGCCCTTTCGGTTTCGCCTACTGCGACACCGCGCATTCGCCGGAGTGTAGCTGCTTGCCGGGGTTCCAGCCGCGGTCACGGAAGTGGAGCTTCAGGGACGGCTCCGGCGGCTGCGTCAGGAAGACCAAGTTGAGCTGCGGGGACGGCGACGGCTTCTGGCCAGTGAACAATATGAAGCTGCCGGAGGCGACTAACGCGACGGTGCACGCCGACATGACGCTGGACGAGTGCAGACAGTTGTGCCTGGCCAACTGCAGCTGCAGAGCCTACTCCGCCGCGAACATCAGCGGGGGCGTCAACCGCGGGTGCGTCATTTGGGCCACCGATCTGCTTAACATGCGGCAGTATCCGGCGGTCGTGCAGGACCTGTACATCCGGCTCGCGCAGTCAGATGTGGATGCCTTGAACGTCTCAG CTGCAGGTAAGCGCCGACGCACCTTGGTGATCGCCGTCGCCGCGGCTATTTCCGGCGCGCTTCTTCTGGCAGCCGCTGGCTGCTTATGTTTCTGGAGATGCAAGGCGAGGAGGAAGCGTCAGCTTCAGGCGCCAGGCAGTGGAGACAATGTGCTtccattcaggaccagaaaacacCCTGATTTGAGCCCAGCAAGGGAGGACGATGAGAACAAGATGAGCTGTGGCGAAGACGATCTCGACCTTCCGTTGTTCGATCTCGCCGTGATCCTCGCCGCCACGGACAACTTCGCGGCGGAGagcaagcttggagaaggaggattTGGCCCTGTCTATTTG GGAAGGCTTGAGGATGGGCAAGAAGTAGCTGTGAAGAGGTTgtccaagaaatcatcacaaggtgtGGAGGAATTCAAGAACGAGGTGAGGCTAATCGCCAAGCTCCAGCACAGGAACCTGGTGAGGCTGCTCGGCTGCTGCATCGACGACGATGAGAGGCTGCTCGTGTACGAGTTCATGCACAACAACAGCCTGGATACCTTCATATTTG ATGATGCAAAGCGTAAGTTGCTAGGATGGAGCAAGCGCTTTGAGATCATTCTGGGGATCGCGCGGGGTCTGCTCTATCTCCACGAGGATTCGAGGGTCAGGATCATCCACAGGGATATGAAAGCGAGCAACGTGCTGCTGGACAGGAACATGGTCCCCAAGATATCGGACTTCGGCATCGCGAGAATGTTCGGAGGCGACCAGACAACGGCGTACACCCTGAAGGTCATCGGGACATA CGGTTACATGTCTCCGGAGTACGCCATGGACGGCGTGTTCTCCGTCAAATCCGACATCTACAGCTTCGGCGTCATGGTGCTGGAGATCGTCACCGGCAAGAAAATCCGAGGCTTCTACGACGCCGAGCTCGATCTAAACCTCTGCGGCTAT GCGTGGATGTTGTGGAAGGAAGGCAGGAGCACGGAGCTCCTGGACGATGCGATGGGCAGCAGCTGCGATCACAGCCAGGTGCGGAGGTGCATACAGGTTGCTCTCATGTGCGTCGACGTGCAGCCTAGGAACAGGCCGATGATGTCCTCGGTTGTCATGATGCTGGCCGGCGAGAACGCCACGTTGCCGGAGCCAAATGAGCCCGGCGTAAACCTGGGGAGGAACAGGACAGATACAGGGTTTTCTGAAACTCAAAGTGAGTTCACTGTGACTACGACAGATACAGCTCACAGCAAAAGTTAG